The Solanum lycopersicum chromosome 9, SLM_r2.1 genome window below encodes:
- the LOC101265069 gene encoding uncharacterized protein — MTRGNQREKDRERAAARAGKSKKGADDGLTPEQRRERDAKALQEKAAKKAAKEAAGGSNAGTKDTKK, encoded by the exons ATGACT CGCGGAAATCAGAGGGAAAAGGATCGGGAAAGAGCTGCAGCTCGTGCTGGTAAAAGCAAGAAGGGAGCTGATGATGGTTTGACTCCTGAGCAGCGCCGTGAAAG GGATGCGAAAGCTCTGCAAGAGAAGGCTGCAAAGAAAGCAGCAAAAGAGGCTGCCGGAGGTAGCAATGCTGGAACTAAGGATACCAAGAAATAG
- the LOC101264762 gene encoding ubiquitin carboxyl-terminal hydrolase 2 isoform X1, whose product MVKKAKRKARGGAKEKQNRMASPNPIPQQDTQNVNAPEDGVTAVNEKKICPHIDKGIDVEKVSAKLGSSGPVRCEDCREGAANRRAAKGKGKHGKKKGGGESKSASKAIWVCLECGHFSCGGAGFPTTPQSHAVRHARQYHHHLAVQFENPQLRWCFPCDRLIPAEKVEDGTEQKDVLQDIAKMIKGRPSEGPSLDAEDVWFGRGDITSGIKSEASLDIGAYKKSGHIVRGLHNLGNTCFFNSIIQNLLAVNRLRDYFLELDECGGPLAAAFKKLFTETSIGDASRSAINPKSFFGSLCAKAPQFKGYQQHDSHEFLHCLLDVLCSEELTARRKLKSSQDQVKSPTYVDAIFGGRLSSTVTCLECGHSSLVYEPLLDLSLPVPTKKTPSKKAQPVSRMKKAKHAPKRSGRLCPKINRDAASPNSQSAQESVSKSFCQVQSSAPIAEGMEVPSDCALVDSLDASSMADDMGLSSHNISSSMKSNNEEDVNNVTGQPTSVDNFSWLDYLDQDILPNVNEQNDDGVAGQSTSMDNFTCSEYLDQDTMPKGDDVASQADILSNQGCAAENVVQLNVSLQNDLNAPSDSKLTLGQEACSSDDFMCLDDQGLSKSPDCNIASQFGEEVEVKDWNAIEVEHNSASSSRFLSVDSNLDSSASLEEVEAPLQVKDSEILLLPYKEETSTTNDVLKGESEVSPEQDILDFDGFGGLFNEPEPVAGPAEKPLLSGAASVANGFGEASSAIGNSSESDPDEVDSTDAPVSVESCLACFTKPELLSKTEHAWQCENCAKLLREQRIKLKKKLLKPESEDLGNAPEDSNSREIDQRATNGSAGKGLSDSFDDRLLHQNGTNGYSNCMPETSHRADEDPVSNPSEGGVDSSQEEACSLVNCDSQTDGVQLDEGSAYYESGESENETNSKGIKVERDAFKRILIDKAPPILTIHLKRFSQDARGRLSKLSGHVNFRDTIDLTTFIDPRCVNFPSFGRCLQKEAYKYRLLGVVEHSGTMRGGHYVAYIRGGPKIAGKDKDAEDYVWYYASDAYVREVPLEEVLQSEAYILFYEEI is encoded by the exons ATGGTGAAGAAGGCTAAGAGAAAGGCTAGAGGTGGTGCAAAGGAGAAGCAGAATCGCATGGCATCACCAAATCCCATCCCTCAACAAGACACTCAAAATGTTAATGCACCTGAGGATGGAGTTACAGCTGTGAATGAAAAAAAGATATGCCCCCATATCGATAAGGGTATTGATGTGGAGAAAGTCTCTGCTAAACTTGGCTCTTCAGGACCTGTTAGGTGTGAAGATTGCAGGGAAGGAGCAGCTAATCGACGGGCTGCTAAAGGAAAAGGTAAACATGGAAAAAAGAAGGGAGGTGGAGAATCAAAGTCGGCGTCTAAAGCCATTTGGGTCTGTTTAGAATGTGGTCATTTTTCGTGCGGAGGTGCTGGATTTCCTACTACTCCTCAGAGCCATGCAGTTCGGCATGCAAGACAGTACCACCACCACTTGGCTGTACAATTTGAAAATCCTCAATTGCGATGGTGTTTCCCGTGCGATAGACTAATTCCCGCTGAAAAGGTAGAGGATGGCACTGAACAAAAAGATGTATTACAGGACATTGCCAAGATGATTAAAGGGCGGCCATCTGAAGGGCCTAGTCTTGATGCTGAGGATGTTTGGTTTGGGAGGGGGGATATCACGAGCGGGATCAAGTCAGAGGCTAGTCTTGACATTGGTGCCTACAAGAAAAGTGGCCACATTGTTAGGGGATTGCAtaatttagggaacacttgcttTTTCAATTCAATAATTCAAAACCTACTAGCAGTGAATAGATTGCGCGATTACTTTCTTGAACTGGACGAATGTGGTGGTCCTCTTGCTGCTGCTTTTAAAAAGCTCTTTACTGAGACAAGTATTGGGGATGCCTCAAGAAGTGCTATTAATCCAAAATCCTTTTTTGGTTCTCTGTGTGCGAAGGCTCCACAGTTTAAGGGATATCAACAGCACGACAGTCACGAGTTTCTTCATTGTTTGCTTGACGTTTTGTGTTCCGAGGAATTGACTGCCAGAAGAAAACTCAAGTCTTCTCAGGATCAAGTCAAGTCTCCTACTTATGTCGATGCTATCTTTGGGGGTCGTCTCTCTAGTACTGTTACTTGTCTGGAGTGTGGACACTCTTCATTAGTCTATGAGCCATTATTGGATCTCTCATTACCGGTTCCCACTAAGAAGACTCCGTCTAAAAAAGCTCAACCAGTTTCCCGTATGAAGAAGGCAAAACATGCTCCAAAGAGAAGTGGAAGACTGTGCCCCAAAATTAATAGAGATGCAGCTTCTCCTAATTCTCAAAGTGCTCAAGAAAGTGTTAGCAAGTCGTTCTGCCAGGTACAGTCTAGTGCGCCCATCGCTGAGGGAATGGAAGTTCCCTCTGATTGTGCATTGGTAGATTCTCTTGATGCTAGTTCTATGGCTGATGATATGGGCTTATCTTCACATAATATATCTTCCTCTATGAAGTCTAATAATGAGGAAGATGTCAACAATGTCACTGGGCAGCCGACTTCAGTGGACAATTTTTCATGGTTGGATTATCTTGATCAAGATATCCTGCCTAATGTTAATGAACAAAATGACGATGGTGTTGCTGGACAGTCGACTTCAATGGACAATTTTACATGTTCGGAGTATCTTGATCAAGATACTATGCCTAAGGGTGATGACGTTGCATCACAAGCTGATATTCTGTCTAATCAGGGTTGTGCAGCTGAAAACGTTGTTCAACTTAATGTCTCCTTACAAAATGATCTGAATGCTCCTAGTGACAGTAAATTGACATTGGGTCAGGAAGCTTGTTCTTCAGATGATTTTATGTGCTTGGATGATCAAGGACTATCTAAGTCACCAGACTGCAATATAGCTTCTCAATTTGGTGAAGAAGTAGAAGTTAAAGATTGGAATGCTATAGAAGTTGAGCATAACTCAGCATCAAGCAGCCGGTTCCTCTCAGTGGATTCAAATCTTGATTCATCAGCAAGCCTCGAGGAAGTTGAAGCCCCGTTACAAGTAAAAGATTCAGAAATTCTGTTGCTTCCATATAAAGAAGAAACCTCAACTACCAATGATGTACTGAAAGGAGAAAGCGAGGTGTCCCCAGAACAAGATATTTTGGACTTTGATGGTTTTGGTGGCCTGTTTAATGAACCTGAGCCGGTTGCAGGGCCGGCTGAAAAGCCTTTACTAAGTGGTGCTGCTTCAGTGGCAAATGGATTCGGAGAAGCTAGTTCTGCTATTGGAAATAGCTCTGAATCTGATCCAGATGAGGTTGATAGTACTGATGCTCCCGTGTCAGTGGAGAGTTGTTTGGCTTGTTTCACAAAGCCTGAGCTTCTATCTAAAACAGAACATGCTTGGCAATGTGAAAACTGTGCAAAACTTCTACGAGAACAGAGGattaaattgaagaagaaattgcTGAAACCTGAATCAGAGGACCTGGGGAATGCGCCAGAGGATAGTAATTCAAGGGAAATTGATCAGAGAGCCACTAATGGAAGTGCCGGTAAAGGTTTGTCAGATTCTTTTGATGATAGGTTGTTGCACCAAAATGGAACAAATGGTTACTCGAACTGCATGCCAGAAACTAGCCACAGAGCTGATGAAGATCCAGTTTCTAACCCGTCAGAAGGTGGGGTAGATTCAAGTCAGGAAGAAGCTTGTAGTCTAGTAAATTGCGATAGTCAGACCGATGGAGTTCAGTTGGATGAAGGTTCTGCTTATTATGAATCTGGAGAAAGTGAGAACGAGACCAATTCTAAAGGTATCAAAGTGGAAAGAGATGCATTTAAAAGGATACTCATTGATAAAGCCCCTCCTATTTTGACAATTCATCTAAAGAGGTTCAGCCAGGATGCTCGCGGACGTTTAAGTAAGCTGAGTGGCCACGTGAATTTCAGAGATACTATTGATCTCACAACCTTTATTGATCCCAGGTGTGTTAATTTTCCTTCATTTGGAAG GTGCTTGCAGAAGGAGGCTTACAAGTACCGGCTTTTAGGTGTCGTGGAACATTCAGGGACTATGAGAGGAGGTCACTATGTTGCATATATTAGAGGAGGCCCAAAGATCGCTGGGAAAGACAAGGACGCGGAAGATTATGTGTGGTATTATGCCAGTGATGCCTACGTACGAGAGGTCCCATTGGAAGAAGTTCTTCAAAGTGAAGCCTATATTTTGTTCTACGAAGAAATTTGA
- the LOC101264762 gene encoding ubiquitin carboxyl-terminal hydrolase 2 isoform X2 — MVKKAKRKARGGAKEKQNRMASPNPIPQQDTQNVNAPEDGVTAVNEKKICPHIDKGIDVEKVSAKLGSSGPVRCEDCREGAANRRAAKGKGKHGKKKGGGESKSASKAIWVCLECGHFSCGGAGFPTTPQSHAVRHARQYHHHLAVQFENPQLRWCFPCDRLIPAEKVEDGTEQKDVLQDIAKMIKGRPSEGPSLDAEDVWFGRGDITSGIKSEASLDIGAYKKSGHIVRGLHNLGNTCFFNSIIQNLLAVNRLRDYFLELDECGGPLAAAFKKLFTETSIGDASRSAINPKSFFGSLCAKAPQFKGYQQHDSHEFLHCLLDVLCSEELTARRKLKSSQDQVKSPTYVDAIFGGRLSSTVTCLECGHSSLVYEPLLDLSLPVPTKKTPSKKAQPVSRMKKAKHAPKRSGRLCPKINRDAASPNSQSAQESVSKSFCQVQSSAPIAEGMEVPSDCALVDSLDASSMADDMGLSSHNISSSMKSNNEEDVNNVTGQPTSVDNFSWLDYLDQDILPNVNEQNDDGVAGQSTSMDNFTCSEYLDQDTMPKGDDVASQADILSNQGCAAENVVQLNVSLQNDLNAPSDSKLTLGQEACSSDDFMCLDDQGLSKSPDCNIASQFGEEVEVKDWNAIEVEHNSASSSRFLSVDSNLDSSASLEEVEAPLQVKDSEILLLPYKEETSTTNDVLKGESEVSPEQDILDFDGFGGLFNEPEPVAGPAEKPLLSGAASVANGFGEASSAIGNSSESDPDEVDSTDAPVSVESCLACFTKPELLSKTEHAWQCENCAKLLREQRIKLKKKLLKPESEDLGNAPEDSNSREIDQRATNGSAGKGLSDSFDDRLLHQNGTNGYSNCMPETSHRADEDPVSNPSEGGVDSSQEEACSLVNCDSQTDGVQLDEGSAYYESGESENETNSKGIKVERDAFKRILIDKAPPILTIHLKRFSQDARGRLSKLSGHVNFRDTIDLTTFIDPRCLQKEAYKYRLLGVVEHSGTMRGGHYVAYIRGGPKIAGKDKDAEDYVWYYASDAYVREVPLEEVLQSEAYILFYEEI; from the exons ATGGTGAAGAAGGCTAAGAGAAAGGCTAGAGGTGGTGCAAAGGAGAAGCAGAATCGCATGGCATCACCAAATCCCATCCCTCAACAAGACACTCAAAATGTTAATGCACCTGAGGATGGAGTTACAGCTGTGAATGAAAAAAAGATATGCCCCCATATCGATAAGGGTATTGATGTGGAGAAAGTCTCTGCTAAACTTGGCTCTTCAGGACCTGTTAGGTGTGAAGATTGCAGGGAAGGAGCAGCTAATCGACGGGCTGCTAAAGGAAAAGGTAAACATGGAAAAAAGAAGGGAGGTGGAGAATCAAAGTCGGCGTCTAAAGCCATTTGGGTCTGTTTAGAATGTGGTCATTTTTCGTGCGGAGGTGCTGGATTTCCTACTACTCCTCAGAGCCATGCAGTTCGGCATGCAAGACAGTACCACCACCACTTGGCTGTACAATTTGAAAATCCTCAATTGCGATGGTGTTTCCCGTGCGATAGACTAATTCCCGCTGAAAAGGTAGAGGATGGCACTGAACAAAAAGATGTATTACAGGACATTGCCAAGATGATTAAAGGGCGGCCATCTGAAGGGCCTAGTCTTGATGCTGAGGATGTTTGGTTTGGGAGGGGGGATATCACGAGCGGGATCAAGTCAGAGGCTAGTCTTGACATTGGTGCCTACAAGAAAAGTGGCCACATTGTTAGGGGATTGCAtaatttagggaacacttgcttTTTCAATTCAATAATTCAAAACCTACTAGCAGTGAATAGATTGCGCGATTACTTTCTTGAACTGGACGAATGTGGTGGTCCTCTTGCTGCTGCTTTTAAAAAGCTCTTTACTGAGACAAGTATTGGGGATGCCTCAAGAAGTGCTATTAATCCAAAATCCTTTTTTGGTTCTCTGTGTGCGAAGGCTCCACAGTTTAAGGGATATCAACAGCACGACAGTCACGAGTTTCTTCATTGTTTGCTTGACGTTTTGTGTTCCGAGGAATTGACTGCCAGAAGAAAACTCAAGTCTTCTCAGGATCAAGTCAAGTCTCCTACTTATGTCGATGCTATCTTTGGGGGTCGTCTCTCTAGTACTGTTACTTGTCTGGAGTGTGGACACTCTTCATTAGTCTATGAGCCATTATTGGATCTCTCATTACCGGTTCCCACTAAGAAGACTCCGTCTAAAAAAGCTCAACCAGTTTCCCGTATGAAGAAGGCAAAACATGCTCCAAAGAGAAGTGGAAGACTGTGCCCCAAAATTAATAGAGATGCAGCTTCTCCTAATTCTCAAAGTGCTCAAGAAAGTGTTAGCAAGTCGTTCTGCCAGGTACAGTCTAGTGCGCCCATCGCTGAGGGAATGGAAGTTCCCTCTGATTGTGCATTGGTAGATTCTCTTGATGCTAGTTCTATGGCTGATGATATGGGCTTATCTTCACATAATATATCTTCCTCTATGAAGTCTAATAATGAGGAAGATGTCAACAATGTCACTGGGCAGCCGACTTCAGTGGACAATTTTTCATGGTTGGATTATCTTGATCAAGATATCCTGCCTAATGTTAATGAACAAAATGACGATGGTGTTGCTGGACAGTCGACTTCAATGGACAATTTTACATGTTCGGAGTATCTTGATCAAGATACTATGCCTAAGGGTGATGACGTTGCATCACAAGCTGATATTCTGTCTAATCAGGGTTGTGCAGCTGAAAACGTTGTTCAACTTAATGTCTCCTTACAAAATGATCTGAATGCTCCTAGTGACAGTAAATTGACATTGGGTCAGGAAGCTTGTTCTTCAGATGATTTTATGTGCTTGGATGATCAAGGACTATCTAAGTCACCAGACTGCAATATAGCTTCTCAATTTGGTGAAGAAGTAGAAGTTAAAGATTGGAATGCTATAGAAGTTGAGCATAACTCAGCATCAAGCAGCCGGTTCCTCTCAGTGGATTCAAATCTTGATTCATCAGCAAGCCTCGAGGAAGTTGAAGCCCCGTTACAAGTAAAAGATTCAGAAATTCTGTTGCTTCCATATAAAGAAGAAACCTCAACTACCAATGATGTACTGAAAGGAGAAAGCGAGGTGTCCCCAGAACAAGATATTTTGGACTTTGATGGTTTTGGTGGCCTGTTTAATGAACCTGAGCCGGTTGCAGGGCCGGCTGAAAAGCCTTTACTAAGTGGTGCTGCTTCAGTGGCAAATGGATTCGGAGAAGCTAGTTCTGCTATTGGAAATAGCTCTGAATCTGATCCAGATGAGGTTGATAGTACTGATGCTCCCGTGTCAGTGGAGAGTTGTTTGGCTTGTTTCACAAAGCCTGAGCTTCTATCTAAAACAGAACATGCTTGGCAATGTGAAAACTGTGCAAAACTTCTACGAGAACAGAGGattaaattgaagaagaaattgcTGAAACCTGAATCAGAGGACCTGGGGAATGCGCCAGAGGATAGTAATTCAAGGGAAATTGATCAGAGAGCCACTAATGGAAGTGCCGGTAAAGGTTTGTCAGATTCTTTTGATGATAGGTTGTTGCACCAAAATGGAACAAATGGTTACTCGAACTGCATGCCAGAAACTAGCCACAGAGCTGATGAAGATCCAGTTTCTAACCCGTCAGAAGGTGGGGTAGATTCAAGTCAGGAAGAAGCTTGTAGTCTAGTAAATTGCGATAGTCAGACCGATGGAGTTCAGTTGGATGAAGGTTCTGCTTATTATGAATCTGGAGAAAGTGAGAACGAGACCAATTCTAAAGGTATCAAAGTGGAAAGAGATGCATTTAAAAGGATACTCATTGATAAAGCCCCTCCTATTTTGACAATTCATCTAAAGAGGTTCAGCCAGGATGCTCGCGGACGTTTAAGTAAGCTGAGTGGCCACGTGAATTTCAGAGATACTATTGATCTCACAACCTTTATTGATCCCAG GTGCTTGCAGAAGGAGGCTTACAAGTACCGGCTTTTAGGTGTCGTGGAACATTCAGGGACTATGAGAGGAGGTCACTATGTTGCATATATTAGAGGAGGCCCAAAGATCGCTGGGAAAGACAAGGACGCGGAAGATTATGTGTGGTATTATGCCAGTGATGCCTACGTACGAGAGGTCCCATTGGAAGAAGTTCTTCAAAGTGAAGCCTATATTTTGTTCTACGAAGAAATTTGA